From Lagenorhynchus albirostris chromosome 15, mLagAlb1.1, whole genome shotgun sequence, one genomic window encodes:
- the CST7 gene encoding cystatin-F has protein sequence MHPAGVLLVVCGLVLGATGDPSQDFCSKILNSGVKPGFPKTIKTNDPDVLKAARHSAESFNNCSNDAFLFRESHISRALVQIVKGLKFMLDLDISRTSCKKTRHSSLDNCSFQTNRTLKQTLSCYSEVWVIPWLQSFKVPVLRCH, from the exons ATGCATCCTGCCGGCGTACTGCTGGTCGTCTGTGGCCTCGTCCTGGGTGCCACGGGGGACCCTTCGCAAG ATTTTTGTTCCAAGATCCTTAACTCAGGTGTGAAGCCAGGATTTCCCAAGACTATCAAGACCAACGACCCGGACGTCCTCAAGGCAGCCAGACACAGCGCTGAGAGCTTCAACAACTGCAGCAACGACGCCTTCCTGTTCCGGGAGTCACACATCAGCAGAGCCCTCGTCCAG ATAGTGAAGGGCCTGAAGTTCATGCTGGACCTGGACATCAGCAGAACCAGCTGCAAGAAGACCAGGCACTCGAGCCTGGACAACTGCAGCTTCCAGACCAACCGCACCCTGAAGCAG ACTCTCAGCTGCTACTCTGAAGTCTGGGTCATCCCCTGGCTCCAGAGCTTCAAGGTGCCCGTCCTCCGCTGTCACTGA